One genomic region from Euleptes europaea isolate rEulEur1 chromosome 6, rEulEur1.hap1, whole genome shotgun sequence encodes:
- the C6H15orf62 gene encoding uncharacterized protein C15orf62 homolog, mitochondrial — MDTWQRGSVRSSGFFKRLSLRRNKKLGSQVIILNQNSQTLDSNGQYNKRELLRDLKGKSNYLSCQSEQNLATKMQPPPKPPRLYLDSTSCPNIIDHTDLPSAEDSFPSTPRHSHKATQTPSDLFCKNQDTDWCHSETISWYSTPDPSDPFFSFKLDLGPSLLEDILQTLKSQNLLLN, encoded by the coding sequence ATGGACACTTGGCAGAGAGGATCTGTCAGGTCCTCAGGCTTCTTCAAGCGCCTCTCACTCCGGAGGAACAAGAAACTGGGCAGTCAAGTAATTATCTTGAATCAGAACAGCCAGACGCTAGACTCCAATGGACAATACAACAAAAGGGAGCTCCTAAGAGACCTGAAAGGGAAGTCGAACTACCTCTCCTGTCAGAGTGAGCAAAACCTAGCCACCAAGATGCAGCCGCCTCCCAAACCACCGCGACTGTACCTGGACAGCACCAGCTGCCCCAACATAATAGACCACACTGATTTGCCCTCTGCAGAGGATTCCTTTCCAAGCACTCCCCGTCACTCCCATAAGGCCACTCAGACACCGTCAGATCTTTTTTGCAAGAACCAAGATACGGACTGGTGCCACTCTGAAACCATCTCATGGTACAGTACGCCTGATCCATCtgaccctttcttttctttcaaacTAGACTTGGGCCCCTCGCTTCTTGAAGACATTCTGCAGACACTCAAAAGCCAGAATTTGCTACTGAATTAA